The sequence below is a genomic window from Bos taurus isolate L1 Dominette 01449 registration number 42190680 breed Hereford chromosome 7, ARS-UCD2.0, whole genome shotgun sequence.
TACAATATATTAACACTTGTTTGGTGGTTTTGATGGGCagtagaaagaaaagcaaaatgatacaTGAGTAGCATTGAAGCATatatattaccacatgtaaaatagatatctaATAGAAAGTTGCTGAACAACACAGGGAGTTCAACGCAGTCCTCTGTGacagcctggaggggtgggacGAGGTGAGGgcagttcaagagggaggagacatgtatacttacggctgattcacacTCTTGTATAAACATTGTGAAACAACTACCCTccagctaaaaatattttttaaaaagtggtactTTTCAAAAAGCCACAtttctctctcttgctttcttagAGAAATATAGGAATAGAAAGTACTTTTTTGGGCATTCAAATATTGCCcccttatttacatatttttagaaGAATAGAAAAAGCAGGTAGGactgatagatttttaaaatctaaagaaaCAGGGCGTCCCAGCCCTATGCTCATATTTTTCCAGTGTTTCACTCTAAATATTAGGCCGTTTGATCTTGGCACTTGGAAGTCGCCCAAGTCTCAAGGCTGTTGTACTGCTTTCCCCTCCCCTTGGACAGAAATATGATGTTTGACTTTAACATCAATAGCATAGGCCTTGAGAAAATTAACAGGTGGTTTCAACTTTCTTTTATAAGTTTTTAGCgtgggatttttttaaaagcagagaatcTAATGTTTTCAGCCTACAACTTTAGGATATTAAATATTTCTCCCTGGGAACCTATTTCCACAATCCTTGTTAAATACCAAGAATTTTCTGAAATGATTTAAAGCAGATCAAAGAGAGGGTTCATGATACAGTGAATTAGAGCAGTGGAATGATGGAAGTGCATGCAGTCATTTGAGCCTAAATCAAAGTCTTAACACCACATCAGTTCCAAAATAACAGAATTTTCTAGGTTCCTTGCGGAATCTCTTTTGTTTGACCATTCTACATCTTTATTTAACCTGGAAGGCTTTTGTGATACTATGAAAACAGACCACTGTTTAAATGACTTCCTTTTCATGAATCCTTTCTTGACCCTTTCAGTAAGAAgcaatctgtctctctccttcattCCTATAGCACATTGCTAACACCCATGTAACGGCATTTGTCACAAGTTACAAGAAATTACCTTATTTGTGCTATTTTCTCTTAGTTATATTCACAAGTGGAGGAGACTAGCACAATGCTTGGCAGAAAGTGTTCAGTAGCAAAGACAGAATATCTGTGGCAAATTTATTTCTCTGAGCTCGTGAGTCTGATTCCCATCACTAGCCACCTACAGTCAGTTCAGAAACTCCACTGAGGCTGGTTCTcacatccattaaaaaaaagtgttacCAAAATATGTTTTTGGTCACCTAATCAATATAATTCACCTTTGCATATTTTAGGACTTTAGTAAACACGATGATTACTATTGcaaagaatgttttttttttttttttaagtataagggAATTTGGGGTACATTGTGAGCTTTAAAAAATCCATACTATCTCGTTTGCTAAAAAACCTTGGAGTTTTTTATCATagaactgactttttaaaaaaataattgaaagaagCATTCAAACACTTcacctcctctgctgctgctgctgctgctaagtcgcttcaatcgtgtccgactctgtgcgaccccatagccggcagcccaccaggctcccaggtccctgggattctccaggcaagaacactggagtgggttgccatttccttctccaatgcatgaaagtgaaaactgaaagtgaagtcgttcagtcgtgtctaactcccagcgaccccatggactgcagcctaccaggctcctccagcaagagtactggagtggggtgccattcaccTCCTCTATTGCTTGGTAATTTCTTAAACACCTTTTATACTGCACCATATTATTACTTACTTTCtggtttttgttcagttttttcttcatattggaatacttctctctctttctttagaATGTCCTAGAGAAAGCCTCCAAACTTCTCAAAATCCTAGCAGGCATAATTAATTCTTTTTGATTTTGTGCTCTCAGAGCACTTTGCTTACACGACCACTGACCCCACTGTGTTAGCATTGAGTGTAAGCAAACTGGGAGACAAAACCTGGAGGATTTTCTTCTGTATCTCACATGTACTTAGGCTGGTACCTGACTTtatcatggaaagagcaaggaTTTCGTACCAGATCTGTCACTCATTGCTAAGCATTATTTAAACTAACTAAATCTCAATTTTCTCCTGGACATAATAAGCTTAGTATTATTTACCTCATAGAGTCATTATGAATATTAAATACCTTGCACAATGCTTGACACAATGTATACTCTTCTATCATAATGCACACACACTTCTATATAATCTTTACAGATATATAATGAGAAAAAGATCAAGAATATTTGAGGGAAAACTAGGTATTTTGTTTTTCACATGGTGAAATTCATGTTATTGGCATATTCACTGAGTCTTAGATATATAAAAATCTGAAGACATCtagcttaaaatatatattttaaaagaaattcaagcTTGTACTCACTTATTTTCCATACATAACAAGCATTCATTAGAATAAGTAACTCCATCTGTCCCACAGACAGGGTTATAGATCCTGGGACATCCGTTCACTTCATTTGTGCACTTGGCCTATAAATGGAATGAAACAGAATCATTTCccatcatttttcattctttgaatTTATAGCACAGTCTCTAAAATCTCCCTGAGTTGATCACCTTAAAAATGGATTGGAAGGCTGATACTAAGTGTTCTAAAGGGAAGAATCCAAAATTTGTGTTCAGAAAACCTGGTTTTAAGTAATGCCTCTGCTACTTACAGGCTGTGTGACATTGGGAAATCTCTTGGTGTCTCTGAACCACAGTCACTTCATTTGCCAAACAAGAATGATGTTGTCCTTTTTCCTACCTGTCTCATCGTGGTGTTGTGAGGTTTGAATAGGGTGAGTGAGAGAATGTTCAAGTTTACAGTCACTACAAGTGCCAGCTTCTCTCAGGTCAGCCACACCTTGAAGCATGTTCTTCCTTGCACACGGTAGTCCTGTTCCCCTGGTCTTATCCACGTCACTTAAAGACGTGCAGTGCCTTCCACCTTTGGAGTTTTTGCACAGCCTGTTTTCTCTACCATCAGTAAGAACTAGTAATTATGAAATGACTTTCACAGGGCAGACACTGTCCAAaatgctttttatgtattattatatttaaacttCACAACTAGCCTATGAACTTTTTTTATCATACTTTCCTTCTAGTAAGGATAATGAAGTACAAAGGGAGTAAATCATCCCAGGTCACACACCTAATAATTACTGGTTCCTGGATTTAAACCCTGTCAGTCCAGGTCCTGAACTTTAGCTCTTCACCACTTgactctaatatttatttatttttggctgctctgggtctttgttgctgcacagactttgtctagttgcagtgagcacaggctactctctagttaccgggtgtgggcttctcattgcagtggcttctcctgtagCGGAGCATGAGTCTAGGGACCCATGGGCTTCAAGAGTGGCAgcttgagggctcagtagttgcggttcctgggctctagagcatgaaACCCATTTGCCAATGGTTTTGGCAAACATGTTTTTTGCTCCGCGGCTTGTGGGATCCTCCCCGACcgtggatcgaacccaggtctcttgcactggtaggaggattctttatcactaagccaccacGGAAACTCTAGGGTAAGTTGCTAATGGAATCAGAACTTCTTTATAATACATCACAGATGTAGTAATTTATTTACTCATGCACTTTTGGTTTGTCATTGGCCTTCTCACTACATATAAATGTAATGAAAAGAGGACACTTCTTCCGCTGGTCTCCACTTAAAATTCGTGTCCTACAAGATATATATAAAAACCCCTTTACAGCAAACATAATACAACTACACAGAAATTGCCTGTGTATCTGAGAATTTGTCCCTCAACATAAGCACCTGTGGGGAACTACAATCACTACCCACGTTTAGTAGGTTAAGCCTTGCCAGCGTTCAAACTCCTTGTATTAACTTGAGGCTAAATTGAAAGGTGAGTTAGACTACGCTTTGGTTGGAACAAACACTTTTAGCCCCGGaggtaaaaaaaattacaaaattgtcTCTACCTCTCTTCCCAGGATGTTAGCTCCACTGTTACCTGGAAAACATAAATCAGACATGTGAAGTTGAGTCTTGAATGGGAGAGGACAGATGTATTCTCATTCAGAAATTTCTGCTTCCACTTAAGTCTATGTCTTCTCTGCTGGCCTCTTTCACCACCTAGCCCTtcttatttccatcttttttcctCAAGGACATCTCACTGCTGTTCATCACAGCCTGCCTTCTGAAAcctcaaaaaaattaagcaaaaatttGATTAGGACAAAAGTTTTGTATATTTAAGACAAGTTGACTTGTTTCCTTGAAAATAAAAACGATGTACTTACTGCTTCAGATGTCTCAGGCACAGAGCAAATACCTTCTGAATACTCACTGACATTCTAGTTAGCAACTTGTTTATTGATGTAGGAAATGTAAGTATCTATCTTAAGTTTATAGATAAAGATATGGAGAGTTTCTATAACCAGTAAAACAGTTAACACTAGCAATTACCAGGTCTTATGATGCAAAACtaacttttatatttatacataagtCTTTTTTGTAAGTGATACTAAAAAAAGTGGAATCTTCTGACAACTCAAACTTTGGTTCCCAAAGACCTCTTTTCGTCCATTGCATTGTGCTATTAGtttaatttcacattttttgAATTTACAGGTAGATACTTAAAATTGTCATGCTGCATTTTCCAGAAAATAGCAGGTCTTGATGACATCACGTTTATGTAGGATATGGTAACTCTGGGTGAGCTCATTGTAGGGAAAATGGACTAATTTGATAGTATTAGTCACTTCTTCTAAAGGAAGAAATGTTGGTCAGATTTGATTTTGTTATTAACAATCTCTGAAGTCAACTAGGTAAGGAGGTAGTTTTCCTGAGCTAAATGTTTTGAAAAGGCATAAGACACTCACGGGCCTGGAAAAGAAGGTCCCTGGAATAGACAGAACCTGATGTGGTGAGAATCCCCCTGGATTTTAGAATCTAGTTGAGTCTAAGATTTAATGAGCAGGTGATCGCCACACAGGCATCTATCTGTATTAATTGATATGCATGAGAAATGGAAAAGGGACCACCACTCCCATAAATATTTAGCAAATACAACAAACAGCATTGTTCCTTTTTTCATAAAGTGTTGATTTGGTTTCTTTGCTAGATCTGATAAAAAATTTAACACGTTATCCATTTCCAAAGACAAAAAGGAAGCTGATGCCGATTCTGGGGGTTCAGATCGTCTCTCAGCACTATCAAGACAGTTTGAAGATATGCACATACCATCTattcaaaaagaatattttttctaaaattattctgTAGGTCAAAAGTCAAATTCTTAAACTCTGCCCTGTACACTGAATAACTGGAAACCATTGTAACCTATTTCTACAATTC
It includes:
- the SPINK1 gene encoding serine protease inhibitor Kazal-type 1 precursor; this encodes MKVASIFLLTALVLMSLSGNSGANILGREAKCTNEVNGCPRIYNPVCGTDGVTYSNECLLCMENKERQTPVLIQKSGPC